The proteins below are encoded in one region of Alistipes communis:
- the dnaJ gene encoding molecular chaperone DnaJ: MAEKRDYYEVLGVGKNANADEIKKAYRKAAIKYHPDKNPGDKEAEEKFKEAAEAYDVLSNPDKRARYDQFGHAGMSGAAGAGGGFGGFSGGGFSMEDIFSQFGDIFGGHFSGGFSGFSGSGRGQRSQRVNKGSDLRVRVKLTLAEIAKGTTKKLKISKLVACDKCGGSGAKDSNAYSTCPTCNGSGYVTRVENTFFGRMQTQSVCPTCGGTGKVITSKCDKCGGEGVVRGEEVVEIRIPAGVGEGMVLTVAGKGNAARQGGVNGDLLVVIDEERNPELVRDGNDLIHNLNITVPTALLGGSVEIPTVDGRVKIKIDPGTHAGKVLRLRGKGLPDVNGYGTGDLLVVVDITVPAKLSAEEKRLVEQLAGQPSFAKAESVKNQNIFERMKNFFQ, from the coding sequence ATGGCAGAAAAACGCGATTATTACGAGGTGTTGGGCGTCGGGAAGAACGCCAACGCCGATGAGATAAAGAAGGCCTACCGCAAGGCGGCCATCAAGTATCATCCCGACAAGAATCCGGGAGACAAGGAGGCCGAGGAGAAATTCAAGGAGGCCGCCGAGGCATACGACGTGTTGTCGAACCCCGACAAGCGCGCCCGTTACGACCAGTTCGGTCATGCGGGAATGAGCGGTGCGGCGGGTGCCGGCGGCGGATTCGGCGGCTTTTCGGGCGGCGGATTCTCGATGGAGGACATCTTCTCGCAGTTCGGCGATATTTTCGGCGGTCATTTCAGCGGCGGCTTTTCGGGCTTTTCGGGGAGCGGCCGCGGGCAGCGCAGCCAGCGGGTCAACAAGGGTTCCGATCTGCGCGTGCGCGTGAAACTGACGTTGGCCGAAATCGCCAAAGGAACCACCAAGAAGCTCAAGATTTCGAAGCTCGTCGCCTGCGACAAATGCGGCGGATCGGGCGCCAAGGATTCCAACGCCTATTCGACCTGCCCGACTTGTAACGGATCGGGGTACGTGACCCGCGTGGAGAATACCTTTTTCGGACGGATGCAGACGCAGAGCGTCTGCCCTACCTGCGGCGGTACGGGCAAGGTCATCACCTCCAAGTGCGACAAGTGCGGCGGCGAAGGCGTCGTGCGCGGCGAGGAGGTCGTCGAGATACGCATTCCGGCCGGCGTGGGCGAAGGAATGGTGCTGACCGTTGCCGGCAAAGGCAATGCCGCGCGTCAGGGCGGCGTGAACGGCGATCTGCTGGTAGTGATCGACGAGGAGCGCAACCCCGAACTGGTACGCGACGGCAACGATCTGATCCACAACCTCAATATTACCGTTCCGACGGCATTGCTCGGCGGTTCGGTGGAGATTCCTACGGTCGACGGCCGTGTGAAGATCAAGATCGACCCCGGTACGCACGCCGGCAAGGTCCTCCGTCTGCGCGGGAAGGGACTGCCCGACGTCAACGGCTACGGGACGGGCGATTTGCTGGTGGTAGTCGACATCACCGTTCCGGCCAAACTCTCCGCCGAGGAGAAGCGCCTTGTCGAACAGTTGGCCGGGCAACCGTCGTTCGCAAAGGCGGAATCGGTCAAGAACCAGAACATCTTCGAGCGGATGAAGAACTTTTTCCAGTAA
- a CDS encoding nucleotide exchange factor GrpE, whose translation MKKEEIYNEAIGGDEGFAPGEGYPSCDGQPCANVSGDDGVATDTMTDATPTGDEGPSDGAASGETGEESGVEAGGSEQLAPELERRIAEWQDKYLRLQAEFDNYRKRTLREKMELVERGGADVIKAMLPVADDMDRAVEAMAGSDDIEALRAGVGLIAQKFHEVLRSCGVSEIEAKGLELDTDHHEAVARFQAGEEQRGKIVDVVQKGYRLRDKVLRFAKVVVGE comes from the coding sequence ATGAAAAAGGAAGAGATTTACAATGAGGCGATTGGCGGTGACGAGGGCTTTGCTCCGGGCGAAGGATACCCTTCGTGCGACGGCCAGCCGTGCGCCAATGTGTCAGGCGACGACGGCGTGGCTACTGACACAATGACAGACGCGACGCCGACGGGCGACGAGGGACCGTCGGACGGTGCCGCTTCGGGCGAGACCGGCGAGGAGTCGGGTGTCGAAGCGGGCGGCAGCGAGCAGCTGGCGCCCGAATTGGAGCGTCGGATCGCCGAATGGCAGGACAAATACCTGCGTTTGCAGGCCGAATTCGACAACTATCGCAAGCGTACGCTGCGCGAGAAGATGGAGTTGGTCGAACGGGGCGGGGCGGACGTAATCAAGGCGATGCTGCCCGTGGCCGACGATATGGATCGTGCGGTGGAGGCGATGGCGGGAAGCGACGACATCGAGGCGCTGCGCGCAGGCGTCGGGTTGATCGCGCAGAAGTTTCACGAAGTGCTCCGCTCGTGCGGCGTGAGCGAGATCGAAGCCAAGGGGCTCGAACTGGACACCGATCACCACGAGGCGGTGGCGCGATTTCAGGCCGGCGAAGAGCAGCGCGGCAAGATTGTCGACGTGGTGCAGAAAGGCTATCGGTTGCGTGACAAGGTGCTTCGTTTCGCGAAGGTCGTCGTAGGCGAGTAG
- a CDS encoding SAM-dependent methyltransferase, whose translation MPGTLYLIPCPIAEEGDVWDVLPAANRAVMASLDYFIVENTRSARRFLSKAKLGRPIEELEFRELNEHTVAGCEVEELVAPIAAGRSAGVISEAGVPGVADPGALVVALCHRRGIRVVPLVGPSSILLAMMASGLNGQSFAFNGYLPVKPDERARAIRAFERRAREGQAQLFIETPYRNVKLAEQLLQLCAPQTMLTVACDLTAPGETILTRSVADWRRSRLPELNRRPAIFILG comes from the coding sequence ATGCCCGGAACGCTCTACCTGATTCCCTGTCCGATCGCCGAAGAGGGCGACGTGTGGGACGTGCTGCCTGCCGCCAACCGTGCGGTGATGGCCTCGCTGGATTACTTCATCGTCGAAAATACCCGTTCGGCGCGGCGTTTTCTGTCGAAGGCGAAGTTGGGAAGGCCGATCGAGGAGTTGGAGTTCAGGGAGCTGAACGAGCATACGGTCGCAGGCTGCGAGGTGGAGGAGCTGGTGGCGCCGATTGCGGCGGGCCGTTCGGCAGGCGTCATCTCGGAGGCGGGCGTGCCGGGCGTGGCCGATCCGGGGGCGCTGGTGGTGGCGTTGTGCCACCGGCGCGGCATCCGCGTCGTGCCGCTGGTGGGCCCTTCGTCGATTCTGCTGGCGATGATGGCTTCGGGACTCAACGGGCAGTCGTTCGCCTTCAACGGCTACCTGCCCGTCAAACCCGACGAACGGGCGCGGGCGATCCGCGCTTTCGAGCGGCGCGCCCGCGAGGGACAGGCGCAGCTCTTCATCGAGACGCCTTACCGCAACGTGAAGCTGGCCGAACAACTCTTGCAGCTCTGCGCGCCGCAGACGATGCTGACCGTCGCCTGCGACCTTACCGCACCGGGGGAGACGATCCTCACGCGCAGCGTCGCCGACTGGCGGCGGTCGCGGCTGCCGGAGCTGAACAGGCGTCCGGCGATCTTCATTCTGGGGTAG